A single region of the Salvia miltiorrhiza cultivar Shanhuang (shh) chromosome 8, IMPLAD_Smil_shh, whole genome shotgun sequence genome encodes:
- the LOC130996617 gene encoding uncharacterized protein LOC130996617, whose protein sequence is MKKKIVPKSSEAASRDGVFAIHKDSFIISDDLQIFPNEMGISGIVTIVGIADMDKAELIKVDLGFNEIMNLLKASLTSPTPLSDLILNKTIQMNSSTVESQLNIEEENANSKALSLKVIIQKSTGKFLYAQAKEDFVEFLFSFLHIPLGGVEHLLGRETRVKAIDNLYRSTADLINFKYFKSLNTKKRLMEPNLPHGCISDNHIFPLTEESLSPGYFINEVCLFSSLKFPNGQGSYLRGQRTYQVKDDLSVVPFCIVSILSSLTEEKISISDVKEVELQIGLKEALSILKASLTSTTALTDALLTHKSLKQPKREEDRL, encoded by the exons atgaagaaaaaaatagttCCGAAGAGTTCTGAAGCTGCTTCCAGGGATGGAGTATTTGCTATACATAAAGATTCTTTCATAATCTCCGACGATCTGCAGATCTTTCCAAATGAGATGGGAATCTCAGGAATCGTCACCATTGTTGGCATTGCAGACATGGATAAGGCTGAGTTGATCAAAGTTGATTTAGGGTTCAATGAG ATTATGAACCTGTTAAAGGCATCCTTGACGTCTCCAACTCCATTGTCGGACCTCATATTGAATAAAACAATACAGATGAACTCTTCAACAGTGGAATCTCAACTAAatattgaagaagaaaatgccAACTCTAAGGCTTTAAGTTTGAAAGTGATTATACAAAAATCTACCGGCAAGTTTTTGTATGCTCAAGCTAAGGAAGATTTTGTGGAGTTTCTATTTAGTTTCCTGCATATCCCACTAGGAGGAGTTGAGCATCTTCTTGGGCGCGAAACGCGTGTTAAGGCTATAGACAACCTTTACCGGAGCACAGCTGATCTTATAAATTTCAAGTATTTCAAGAGCCTAAATACAAAAAAGAGGCTAATGGAGCCTAATTTGCCACATGGTTGTATATCTGATAACCACATTTTTCCCCTCACCGAAGAATCATTGTCTCCTGGTTACTTCATTAATGAAGTATGTTTGTTTTCTTCTCTTAAGTTTCCCAATGGCCAAGGGAGTTATCTTCGAGGACAACGAACTTATCAGGTGAAGGATGATTTATCTGTGGTGCCCTTTTGTATTGTCTCGATCCTTTCCAGTCTCACAGAAGAGAAAATTTCAATATCTGATGTCAAAGAAGTGGAGCTGCAAATTGGATTGAAAGAG GCTTTAAGCATACTGAAAGCCTCTCTTACTTCTACTACTGCTCTCACTGATGCTCTCTTGACTCACAAATCGCTCAAACAACCTAAGAGAGAAGAAGACCGACTGTGA